One window from the genome of Osmerus mordax isolate fOsmMor3 chromosome 19, fOsmMor3.pri, whole genome shotgun sequence encodes:
- the c19h21orf91 gene encoding protein EURL homolog isoform X1 — MDEEEQFVNIDLNDDNICSVCKLETETGTLSFCHVCFELSIEGVSASTLLHSKSLRGHRDCFEKYHLIANQKLSRSKVSRSAYEGMKLALSQKIGRIVQYAQNKDSSSSDGLGRRGGKLLCYSQQGDCKLLPQSDAQVPRYAPRWNQGTATGLPDYAAGMLECHTAEELGLGLLEDSQGCLWGGTGRQGLQHLSPPLGGEQTQHRHQGHGRDQLVKMSMDELHQLNGQLLLQIQKVFEELTGAVQEKDSLASELHVRHIAIEQLFKNCAKLPWLQISRAGVKASSSAPVE; from the exons ATGGACGAAGAGGAACAGTTTGTGAACATCGACCTGAATGATGACAACATCTGCAGtgtctgcaaactggagacggAGACGGGGACCTTATCCTTCTGCCATGTCTGCTTCGAGCTCAGCATTGAAG GTGTGTCTGCCTCCACCCTTCTCCACTCCAAGTCCCTGCGGGGTCACAGGGACTGCTTCGAGAAGTACCACCTCATCGCCAATCAGAAGCTGTCACGCTCCAAGGTCTCCCGCAGCGCCTACGAGGGCATGAAGCTGGCCCTGAGCCAGAAGATCGGCCGCATCGTGCAGTACGCCCAGAACAaagactcctcctcctcggacGGGCTGGGCCGTCGGGGGGGCAAGCTGCTGTGCTACAGCCAGCAGGGGGACTGCAAGCTGCTGCCCCAGTCAGACGCCCAGGTCCCCCGCTACGCCCCGCGTTGGAACCAGGGCACGGCTACGGGGCTGCCCGACTACGCCGCAGGCATGCTGGAGTGCCACACCGCTGAGGAGCTGGGCCTAGGCCTCTTGGAGGACTCGCAGGGCTGCTTGTGGGGAGGCACGGGCAGACAGGGCCTGCAGCACCTCTCCCCGCCTCTGGGGGGCGAGCAGACGCAGCACAGACACCAGGGCCACGGCAGAGACCAGC TGGTTAAAATGAGTATGGATGAGCTCCACCAGCTGAATGGCCAACTACTACTGCAGATTCAAA AAGTGTTTGAGGAGCTGACCGGGGCAGTGCAGGAGAAGGACTCTCTGGCGTCGGAGCTGCACGTTCGTCACATCGCCATCGAGCAGCTCTTCAAGAACTGTGCCAAGCTGCCCTGGCTGCAGATCAGCAGGGCGGGGGTCAAAGCCAGCAGCAGCGCCCCTGTGGAGTGA
- the c19h21orf91 gene encoding protein EURL homolog isoform X2: protein MEFGLRPRDVTGLDRVSASTLLHSKSLRGHRDCFEKYHLIANQKLSRSKVSRSAYEGMKLALSQKIGRIVQYAQNKDSSSSDGLGRRGGKLLCYSQQGDCKLLPQSDAQVPRYAPRWNQGTATGLPDYAAGMLECHTAEELGLGLLEDSQGCLWGGTGRQGLQHLSPPLGGEQTQHRHQGHGRDQLVKMSMDELHQLNGQLLLQIQKVFEELTGAVQEKDSLASELHVRHIAIEQLFKNCAKLPWLQISRAGVKASSSAPVE from the exons ATGGAATTTGGGCTGAGGCCCCGTGACGTTACCGGCCTGGACC GTGTGTCTGCCTCCACCCTTCTCCACTCCAAGTCCCTGCGGGGTCACAGGGACTGCTTCGAGAAGTACCACCTCATCGCCAATCAGAAGCTGTCACGCTCCAAGGTCTCCCGCAGCGCCTACGAGGGCATGAAGCTGGCCCTGAGCCAGAAGATCGGCCGCATCGTGCAGTACGCCCAGAACAaagactcctcctcctcggacGGGCTGGGCCGTCGGGGGGGCAAGCTGCTGTGCTACAGCCAGCAGGGGGACTGCAAGCTGCTGCCCCAGTCAGACGCCCAGGTCCCCCGCTACGCCCCGCGTTGGAACCAGGGCACGGCTACGGGGCTGCCCGACTACGCCGCAGGCATGCTGGAGTGCCACACCGCTGAGGAGCTGGGCCTAGGCCTCTTGGAGGACTCGCAGGGCTGCTTGTGGGGAGGCACGGGCAGACAGGGCCTGCAGCACCTCTCCCCGCCTCTGGGGGGCGAGCAGACGCAGCACAGACACCAGGGCCACGGCAGAGACCAGC TGGTTAAAATGAGTATGGATGAGCTCCACCAGCTGAATGGCCAACTACTACTGCAGATTCAAA AAGTGTTTGAGGAGCTGACCGGGGCAGTGCAGGAGAAGGACTCTCTGGCGTCGGAGCTGCACGTTCGTCACATCGCCATCGAGCAGCTCTTCAAGAACTGTGCCAAGCTGCCCTGGCTGCAGATCAGCAGGGCGGGGGTCAAAGCCAGCAGCAGCGCCCCTGTGGAGTGA